The Nerophis ophidion isolate RoL-2023_Sa linkage group LG07, RoL_Noph_v1.0, whole genome shotgun sequence genome contains a region encoding:
- the foxj1a gene encoding forkhead box protein J1-A, which produces MEGSLGLEEELVAAAAQAEERDVRPGPCSVSLDDSLTSLQWLQDFSILGGSVPHNLLGPRRPGSDAPASPLAADPASMGAPLTPGKPTAASYTRMQPLPAIVARGHCLDEVDYKTDARIKPPYSYAHLICMAMHASPASKMTLAGIYKWITDNFCYFRHAEPTWQNSIRHNLSLNKCFIKVPRGKDEPGKGGFWKIDPQYAERLLSGAYKKRRMPPVRINPALQSRLGLQLPPSSAGPPAVPAESQRLLREFEDATGTDSGWDPHLGEGTMLGSWPAVKRKSARRNGAGKPPLRRSSSPLLPAEDEKQSGVLKGDFDWDALLDSALSGQLALDPLMKEEDPAGRDDAQKRKRLSDLDEETFLSAAFLESAWPEEAEPDRTDFLCHSAVNLEQLFDLADPLSADPRADPLL; this is translated from the exons ATGGAAGGTTCGCTGGGTCTGGAGGAGGAGCTGGTGGCGGCCGCGGCCCAGGCCGAAGAGCGAGACGTGCGGCCGGGCCCCTGTTCCGTGAGTCTGGACGACAGTCTGACCAGCTTGCAGTGGCTGCAGGACTTCTCCATCCTGGGGGGCAGCGTCCCCCACAACCTGCTGGGCCCGCGGCGGCCCGGCTCGGATGCGCCGGCCTCCCCGCTGGCCGCCGACCCCGCCTCCATGGGGGCGCCGCTGACACCCGGGAAGCCCACGGCAGCGTCCTACACCCGCATGCAGCCGCTGCCCGCCATCGTGGCCCGCGGGCACTGTCTGGACGAGGTGGACTACAAGACGGACGCGCGCATCAAGCCGCCGTACTCGTATGCGCACCTCATCTGCATGGCCATGCACGCCAGTCCCGCCAGCAAGATGACTTTGGCTGGGATCTACAAGTGGATCACGGACAACTTCTGCTACTTCCGCCACGCCGAGCCCACCTGGCAG AATTCCATCCGACACAACCTGTCGCTCAACAAGTGCTTCATCAAAGTCCCGCGTGGGAAGGACGAGCCGGGGAAGGGTGGCTTCTGGAAAATCGACCCGCAGTACGCCGAGCGCCTGCTGAGCGGCGCCTACAAGAAGCGGCGCATGCCGCCGGTCCGCATCAACCCGGCACTGCAGAGCCGGCTGGGTCTTCAGCTGCCGCCATCGTCTGCCGGCCCCCCCGCGGTCCCGGCCGAATCCCAGCGCCTCCTGCGGGAGTTCGAGGACGCCACGGGCACGGACAGCGGCTGGGACCCTCACCTGGGTGAGGGTACCATGCTGGGGTCCTGGCCCGCCGTCAAGAGGAAGTCGGCCCGCAGAAACGGCGCCGGCAAGCCACCCCTCCGCCGCTCCAGCTCGCCCCTGCTCCCCGCCGAGGACGAGAAGCAGAGCGGCGTCCTGAAGGGAGACTTCGACTGGGACGCCCTGCTGGACTCGGCGCTGAGCGGCCAGCTGGCCTTGGACCCCCTCATGAAGGAGGAGGACCCGGCCGGCCGCGACGACGCCCAGAAGCGCAAACGGCTGTCCGACTTGGACGAGGAGACCTTCCTAAGCGCTGCCTTCCTGGAGAGCGCCTGGCCTGAGGAGGCGGAGCCAGATCGTACGGACTTCCTGTGTCACTCAGCCGTCAACCTGGAGCAGCTCTTTGATCTCGCCGACCCTTTGAGCGCCGACCCCCGCGCCGACCCCCTCCTATGA